The following coding sequences are from one Pigmentibacter sp. JX0631 window:
- a CDS encoding shikimate kinase has protein sequence MTKYWAKRFRNIILTGMPATGKSTFGKLYAQHSERFFLDFDAFIESTTKKTIPQIFSQEGEEGFRNIEDKILLKLERRHNFVIAFGGGTLLKPESIAFARKLGLIVMLDLDLTEIAKRIFAQKETRPMFSHCQTLDEVQKIVNELYIQRKDAYEQSDVIINATYNTFDCLKMHLSMIEKRAGNREYMQDVFNIMNKKTRYQSKWSEKEEEFSEEQMSP, from the coding sequence ATGACAAAATATTGGGCTAAAAGATTTAGAAATATCATTTTAACAGGTATGCCAGCAACCGGCAAATCAACTTTTGGCAAGCTCTATGCTCAGCATAGTGAACGCTTTTTCCTAGATTTTGACGCATTTATAGAATCAACAACAAAAAAAACAATTCCTCAAATTTTTTCGCAAGAAGGAGAAGAGGGTTTTAGAAACATAGAAGACAAAATTCTTCTTAAATTAGAACGAAGACATAATTTTGTTATCGCTTTTGGAGGTGGGACCTTATTAAAACCTGAATCTATAGCTTTTGCTAGGAAATTAGGATTAATAGTGATGCTTGATTTGGATTTGACTGAAATTGCAAAAAGAATTTTTGCCCAAAAAGAAACCAGACCCATGTTTTCACATTGCCAAACTTTAGATGAAGTACAAAAAATAGTTAATGAACTCTATATTCAAAGAAAAGATGCCTATGAACAATCAGATGTTATTATTAATGCTACTTACAATACATTTGACTGCTTAAAAATGCACTTGTCTATGATTGAAAAAAGAGCTGGAAATAGAGAATACATGCAAGATGTTTTTAATATTATGAATAAAAAAACAAGGTATCAAAGCAAATGGTCAGAAAAAGAGGAAGAGTTTTCTGAAGAACAAATGTCTCCATGA
- a CDS encoding BadF/BadG/BcrA/BcrD ATPase family protein: MNASDYFVGIDGGGSKTHLRIVSSSGKVIAESFAGPANIRLSVDTAIQSISEALIMASKIANIPLSQIKKFQTGIGVAGYEVQTAREEFLKKIQKIGILEYKLQSDAYIACLGAHNGNFGSIIIVGTGVVGLTINKTGKFQVGGWGFPHGDEGGAAWLGLETIRQLLHYCDGLAEPTPLLKYLQKRFANKVENITEWACYANASQFAELARDVFRYAKKKDKFAEFLLKKSASEVEQIYLALKVKAKHNPRNTFSLLGGVAPFIFDYLKPSIKKQLNKPLGDACDGAILMIRKHINHLK, from the coding sequence ATGAACGCAAGTGATTACTTTGTTGGAATTGATGGTGGTGGAAGTAAAACACACCTTCGTATTGTTTCTTCTTCTGGCAAAGTAATTGCTGAATCATTTGCGGGACCTGCTAATATACGTCTGTCAGTTGATACTGCAATCCAATCTATTTCAGAAGCATTAATTATGGCTTCGAAAATAGCAAATATTCCCCTATCTCAAATAAAAAAATTTCAAACAGGAATTGGAGTTGCTGGGTATGAGGTACAAACGGCAAGAGAAGAGTTCTTAAAAAAAATTCAAAAAATAGGAATTCTAGAATATAAGTTACAATCCGATGCTTATATTGCTTGTCTTGGAGCACATAATGGCAATTTCGGAAGCATTATTATTGTTGGTACTGGTGTAGTTGGATTAACAATAAATAAAACAGGGAAATTTCAAGTTGGAGGTTGGGGGTTTCCGCATGGAGATGAAGGTGGTGCTGCTTGGTTAGGCTTAGAAACTATTCGACAACTGTTACATTACTGCGATGGTCTTGCAGAACCGACTCCGCTATTGAAATATTTACAAAAGAGATTTGCTAATAAAGTTGAAAATATAACTGAATGGGCTTGTTACGCTAATGCAAGTCAATTTGCCGAATTAGCAAGAGATGTATTCAGGTATGCCAAAAAGAAAGATAAATTTGCTGAATTCCTTTTAAAAAAATCAGCAAGTGAAGTTGAGCAAATTTATTTAGCATTGAAAGTAAAAGCAAAACATAATCCAAGAAACACTTTTTCTTTACTTGGAGGAGTCGCTCCTTTTATATTTGACTATCTAAAACCTTCAATAAAAAAACAATTAAATAAACCTCTAGGTGATGCGTGCGATGGCGCAATTCTTATGATAAGAAAACATATCAATCATTTAAAATAA
- the feoB gene encoding ferrous iron transport protein B, whose protein sequence is MSTHSLSTPRIALVGNPNCGKTALFNALTGARQKVANYSGVTVERKEGVFIAPQGKKIKILDLPGTYSLRARSPDEAVTRDVVLGKVTDEAIPDAIVCVADATNLHLGLRLVLEMKKIGKPIVLALNMMDVAQKRGYDIDINILSKELGVPVIPTVAIKKNGIVDLVKAVEGELEKETKSDKEAVNWKEPIAQEVRAYHKEVERILSQANRKQGNVSEWTLKLDSLLLHPFWGVLTLLFTLFVVFQAVFVLPEYPKEMIEAGMAALQHWIAAAMPDGVLKSLINDGLIAGVGGVLVFVPQIVSLFFFILLLEDSGYMARAAFLMDKLMGGVGLHGKAFIPLLSSFACAIPGIMASRTIENKNDRLITILISPLMTCSARLPVYTLIIAAFIPSVTFLGFINSQGLVMFGLYAAGIFSGLIVSFIIKKFFLKGELHPLMLELPSYRMPCLKNILFGLLERAFVFIKRAGTIILALTIIIWFLSTYPGAPENATEAAIDYSFAGMLGKFFAPIFAPIGFNWQIVIALIPGMAAREVAVATLGTVYAISGSEEALQQGLAATIGSSWGLPTALAFLTWYVFAPQCASTLAVTKRETNSWKWPIIMFVYLFALAYFASFVVFHVAKYFVS, encoded by the coding sequence ATGTCTACACATTCACTATCCACTCCTCGAATTGCATTGGTTGGCAATCCTAATTGCGGGAAAACTGCTTTATTTAATGCATTAACAGGTGCTCGTCAAAAAGTTGCAAATTACTCAGGTGTTACTGTTGAAAGAAAAGAGGGTGTATTTATTGCTCCTCAAGGAAAAAAAATAAAAATTTTAGATTTGCCTGGGACTTATAGTCTAAGAGCACGTAGTCCTGATGAAGCAGTAACAAGGGATGTGGTGTTAGGAAAAGTAACTGATGAAGCCATACCTGACGCTATTGTCTGTGTAGCAGATGCGACCAATCTCCATTTAGGTTTACGCCTTGTGCTAGAAATGAAGAAAATAGGAAAGCCTATTGTATTAGCATTAAATATGATGGATGTAGCTCAAAAAAGGGGCTATGATATAGATATTAATATTTTATCTAAAGAATTAGGTGTTCCTGTTATTCCTACGGTTGCTATTAAGAAAAATGGTATCGTTGATTTGGTAAAAGCAGTTGAAGGTGAACTTGAAAAAGAAACAAAATCTGACAAAGAAGCAGTTAATTGGAAAGAACCTATAGCTCAAGAAGTTCGTGCATATCATAAAGAAGTTGAACGGATATTAAGTCAAGCTAATAGAAAGCAAGGTAACGTTTCAGAATGGACTCTAAAATTAGATTCATTACTACTCCATCCTTTTTGGGGAGTTTTAACTCTTTTGTTCACACTATTTGTTGTCTTTCAAGCAGTATTTGTTTTACCAGAATATCCAAAAGAAATGATAGAAGCTGGAATGGCTGCATTACAGCATTGGATAGCAGCTGCCATGCCTGATGGTGTTTTAAAAAGTTTAATAAATGACGGATTAATTGCTGGTGTTGGTGGAGTGCTGGTCTTTGTCCCTCAAATAGTTTCTCTATTTTTCTTTATTCTTTTATTAGAAGATTCGGGCTATATGGCAAGAGCTGCGTTTTTAATGGATAAACTTATGGGTGGAGTTGGCTTACATGGGAAGGCTTTTATTCCTTTATTGTCGAGTTTTGCATGTGCGATTCCAGGAATTATGGCTTCAAGAACTATTGAAAATAAAAACGATCGCTTGATCACTATTTTAATTTCACCATTAATGACTTGTTCTGCTAGACTTCCAGTTTACACTTTAATCATTGCAGCATTTATTCCTTCTGTTACTTTTTTAGGTTTCATCAATTCACAAGGATTGGTGATGTTTGGTTTATATGCAGCAGGAATTTTTTCTGGACTTATCGTTTCTTTTATTATTAAAAAATTCTTTTTAAAGGGTGAATTGCATCCCTTGATGTTGGAATTACCTTCTTATCGTATGCCGTGTTTAAAGAATATTTTATTTGGATTATTAGAACGTGCATTTGTATTTATAAAGCGAGCAGGAACAATTATTCTGGCTTTAACAATTATAATTTGGTTTTTAAGTACCTACCCAGGTGCGCCAGAAAACGCTACTGAAGCAGCAATTGATTATTCTTTTGCTGGAATGTTAGGTAAATTCTTTGCTCCGATTTTCGCACCCATAGGATTCAATTGGCAAATCGTCATTGCTCTTATTCCTGGAATGGCTGCTAGAGAAGTAGCTGTGGCAACTCTAGGAACCGTTTATGCAATTAGTGGTAGCGAAGAAGCTTTACAACAAGGCCTTGCTGCGACAATAGGAAGTTCTTGGGGATTGCCAACTGCTTTAGCTTTTCTAACTTGGTATGTATTTGCTCCTCAGTGTGCGTCTACTCTGGCAGTAACTAAAAGAGAAACTAATTCTTGGAAATGGCCAATTATTATGTTTGTTTATCTATTTGCTTTAGCTTACTTTGCCTCGTTTGTTGTTTTTCATGTAGCTAAGTATTTTGTTTCTTAA
- a CDS encoding carbonic anhydrase family protein, with product MPLKSFLSFLSVASLLAAANSFAAEGHHWKYIGEGGPAEWGKLSPDNKACSMGKRQSPIDINDGNKKENKSLPQLMFSYIAAPLKILNNGHTIQMNYPKGSKVTIGPSTFDLLQFHFHTPSEHAFNGRRTELEVHFVNKGTDGSLAVVGVLMKKGKKNSELETFFNKMPTQAGKEDAVENSSLNPNALIPKDKDYYTYPGSLTTPPCSEIVTWYVIKDKIEVSEDQIKKFQKLFPMNARPLQSISSRIVEEKD from the coding sequence ATGCCCTTGAAAAGTTTTTTGTCATTTTTATCAGTAGCTTCCCTTCTAGCAGCAGCTAATTCATTTGCTGCAGAAGGACACCACTGGAAATATATAGGTGAGGGTGGGCCAGCAGAATGGGGAAAACTTTCGCCAGATAATAAAGCTTGTTCTATGGGAAAAAGGCAGTCACCAATAGATATTAATGATGGAAATAAAAAAGAAAATAAGTCTCTTCCACAACTAATGTTTTCATATATTGCAGCCCCATTGAAAATTTTAAATAATGGGCACACCATTCAAATGAATTATCCAAAAGGAAGTAAAGTAACTATCGGACCTTCAACATTTGATTTACTACAATTTCATTTTCATACTCCAAGTGAGCATGCATTTAATGGAAGAAGAACTGAACTAGAAGTTCACTTTGTAAATAAAGGAACAGATGGGAGTTTAGCTGTTGTAGGAGTGTTGATGAAGAAAGGTAAGAAAAATAGTGAGCTTGAAACTTTTTTTAATAAAATGCCAACCCAAGCAGGAAAAGAAGATGCTGTTGAAAATTCTTCTTTAAATCCAAATGCCCTAATTCCAAAAGATAAAGATTACTACACATATCCAGGTTCTTTAACAACACCGCCTTGCTCAGAAATTGTCACATGGTACGTTATTAAAGACAAAATTGAAGTTTCTGAAGATCAAATTAAAAAATTTCAAAAATTGTTTCCTATGAATGCACGCCCTTTACAGTCCATTTCTTCTCGTATTGTTGAGGAAAAAGATTAA
- a CDS encoding sigma 54-interacting transcriptional regulator — translation MAIKHQYHLDKDVFYVIHVDDDILELRSFARNLQVNKNNLKFAITSCLNGTEFKNSLTKLKFVDFVILDIHLSEKENITGISLVKEVKKFHPNAIILMSSNLDDPSTILQSLRAGADEFISKKMNNQNLVEKLLLVRTTIFNKRGIIFLNKKDENLSKKFSGETIKKISRRIPQIVHSAITSVYIEGESGTGKEVVAELFEDYIKELPFVKMNCGSIAPNLVESELFGYVKGSFTGALNNKVGLLEAASGGWLFLDEVASLSDSAQIALLRAIENQEVTRIGDSVARKINVRFIAASNVSLSEMVQEGKFRNDLWQRLCETEILLMPLRERRNEIPDLIYFFCRTMRGGPYQIEETALNVLCQLPWFEGNVRELRNCLRAMTEHHVNKILTPLGIPERILMKSKDNYYSLNNKIENVGYIKLFYKNKSGEYYKFEELEVQLFEKIFELFNSTNKKSISEFSKTFGLARSTVQIKIKKMNQQ, via the coding sequence ATGGCAATAAAACATCAATATCATTTAGATAAAGATGTTTTTTATGTTATTCACGTTGATGATGATATTCTCGAATTGCGAAGCTTTGCTAGAAATCTTCAAGTAAATAAAAATAATCTAAAATTTGCAATTACATCATGCTTAAATGGAACAGAATTTAAAAATTCATTAACAAAATTAAAATTTGTTGATTTTGTAATTTTAGATATTCATCTTTCGGAAAAAGAAAATATTACAGGTATATCTTTAGTTAAAGAAGTAAAAAAATTCCATCCCAATGCAATTATATTAATGAGCTCAAACTTAGATGATCCGTCTACTATTCTCCAAAGTTTAAGAGCTGGAGCAGATGAATTTATATCAAAAAAAATGAATAATCAAAATTTAGTTGAAAAATTACTTCTTGTAAGAACAACTATTTTTAACAAAAGAGGAATTATTTTTTTAAATAAAAAAGATGAAAATTTAAGTAAAAAATTTTCAGGAGAAACAATTAAAAAAATTAGCAGAAGAATTCCACAAATTGTTCATTCAGCGATAACCTCAGTATATATTGAGGGAGAATCAGGTACAGGTAAAGAAGTTGTTGCTGAGTTATTTGAAGATTACATTAAAGAATTACCTTTTGTAAAAATGAATTGTGGTAGCATTGCACCTAATTTAGTGGAGAGTGAATTGTTTGGGTACGTTAAAGGTTCTTTTACTGGAGCTTTAAATAATAAAGTTGGTTTACTTGAGGCTGCATCTGGTGGCTGGCTTTTTTTAGATGAAGTTGCAAGCTTATCAGATAGTGCCCAAATAGCCTTATTAAGAGCTATTGAAAATCAAGAGGTAACAAGAATTGGTGATTCTGTTGCAAGAAAAATCAATGTTCGTTTTATTGCAGCTTCAAATGTTTCTTTATCTGAAATGGTTCAAGAAGGTAAATTTCGAAATGATTTATGGCAGCGACTTTGTGAAACAGAAATTCTGTTAATGCCTTTAAGAGAAAGAAGAAATGAAATTCCTGATTTAATATATTTTTTTTGTAGAACTATGCGAGGTGGGCCTTATCAAATCGAAGAAACTGCTCTAAATGTTTTATGTCAACTTCCTTGGTTTGAAGGAAATGTTAGAGAATTAAGAAATTGTCTTCGAGCAATGACAGAGCATCATGTAAATAAAATTCTTACCCCGCTTGGAATACCTGAACGAATTTTAATGAAAAGTAAAGATAATTATTATTCTTTGAATAATAAGATAGAAAATGTAGGGTATATAAAATTATTTTATAAAAATAAGTCTGGAGAATATTATAAATTTGAAGAATTAGAAGTACAACTTTTTGAAAAAATATTTGAATTATTTAACTCTACAAATAAAAAAAGTATTTCAGAATTTTCTAAGACTTTTGGATTAGCAAGAAGTACTGTTCAAATAAAGATCAAAAAAATGAATCAGCAATGA